In Vicia villosa cultivar HV-30 ecotype Madison, WI unplaced genomic scaffold, Vvil1.0 ctg.005034F_1_1, whole genome shotgun sequence, the genomic stretch atagcgtgtggagcgacgttatcaactttataaacggcgtgtcgcgcgagaagcaaaattggaacggcatcgggtagccggtggtgaagtagacgaatgctaggtgggggtaggtttgtgtcatttgtgtttctaggtgtgaagaggatgaagaagagtgggttatatttatagacttattggagtaataatggcccaacaaaccttatcttgcattcagtggatgtttcggaaatgaacttccgaaaattggaggcaggatagtatatttcggaagttcatttccgaattatgcagaaacagacataaattttgcattttgttgattgcttagtgttttgtgtataaattgcAAAAGGAATTCAtaatagacataaattagacaatgatgacataaaacatacttatattatatatgtattgaatcggtccgattttacatgataaacaacaatacatacaaaaatggtcattacaaacaaaaaacgatccggaacaaactgaaattcaccgaaccaatcggtggatcctaagtccaaaataggtacgttcttcgactgctctctattttgctcgcgctcttggctcatcatttctttaaactccgccattcttgaaacgaacggattcggccaagtctccgcctcatttgaacgatgtgctgtccattgacaagaagtagccggtataggacaccccggtttcaaaaacacttggacgaagtgctgcgatcgtagatacccgatgcatatgatgcggctcgacgcgtccaacggcggtcgactatgaagtggaaagaaagtctcacttagtccaaacctcgtcaaattgacacacaccatatcatatgcacttgctattagatgacccatctcgggaatgacatccactttgaaaccggagcgataccggtaagtgatggaacaagtgaatcatgaattttcgcaaacttttcttgattttcatatagtcggccgtatatgtcccgatacgaagtcaactccgcaatgagttcccgtcggactaaagtgtgattattttccacaattgccgtcgcctccaacatcaacgatgttatcgatatatttgtgcataaaaagtggcatctcatcaatgtagacaatcggtgatttttttatcggcggtgtgcgaggtggcttcgaaatacgggctcctttgttaccactacacttggacttcggtgttggtgaatccgggaatgatgcatcaacatgttcaaattaggaaggagatcgttttgttgatgtgtcttcttgtgtaaatttggactttttcggtgcacctttcgttttaaccggttgagatggcggtttcaaatcggtggtctccggaaatacAATCTTTCGCAATTGTTTTTTTATGTGCATTGTCGTGGTGTCAttcgctttagcaaacttctccattatcattaatgacaaaaagtcttaatggaaccacacaaagacctaaagtgtaccaatttcttggTATACAcatcttcggagtatgcatctaaaatttccctccatgccacCATTATCCTCTCAACCACAACATCGGCTctgataactttaccgttttcatcagGCCGGTCTTTTGTCCCAACggcgggtttcaacttacttctcacgttgcaagttatgtgataccgacaaagtaacgcggtcgatgtcgggaagacagtatcaaccgcattcatcaaagcattgtcccagTCGGTCACAGTGACTTTTGGCATAAcattttgatcaaccaacaaagacttgcatattcccaaagcccatgtaaagttttcttctttttcacactccaaaaaagcaaacccgaccgaataagtcttgccCGTCGAGGTgacaccgacgatctctagaagaggaagcctatacttgtttgtcttgtacgtcgaatccatgacaataatggttggaaatgtgttgaacaatttgatactttcgggatgagtccaaaaaatatcacgcaccgtaactttgtcctcggacgttcggaagcttgacacatattttttatcacctaatagtttcaaaagttgttgcatttccgaccgagggcccattttcaaaaccttgagattgtgtcgttcattgtaaacttgcttgatatttgaaacgctatctggttttttacgcttcaaatcggcaagtatgctgcgaggcgccactttgattatcgttaaatccgaaatcacattGTTCTCTTCGCAAGACAAACGACatgccattggatgtccgtgtaacttggaatccaaggcatgattatgaattccacaaatcacggttaaacgccacaaatcatcaaccctccgagtcgcccgcaacttaaacggacacccgcactttctcgatcccgtgtcttcgtgtttttgGCATCCAGTTTGATTGTGCATAACTCCCACCctgttcgcaattcaaaacaacgaaagctttccgcctactatttccattgcCGGACCTTAAAattacaattccaaatccaactttactagcttcgttccgaacccaatcaatcaaatgctcgcgactaccgaagctaaGATCATTGGTAAATTgttgccgaacatcaaccgcattgatcatagctcGATCGTCGATAACCGAATCGTTTTTAACATTGACAACTTTTGGAACTACCGCGTCATCGTCTtacacaatgttgtccggatacaccatacctaacatatgcaaaaattagcaaaattggccaaaactgttttttttttaattgctagggaatatttcggaagttcatttccgaaatttgttaggtaatatatttcggaaatgaaattccgaaccatcgcaggtttCAGCATAAATTTCATCAATCAatatagtgaaataggggatgaaatgggagatgtttacctcaaattgtagctttctatgctccttttaacgtgatcaacggtttgaaacttgattttgagacgaaaaatgaatggagattgattgagttttggagagggtttggagaagttttggagaaaaaatgatgaaatagtgaaggagggaaaattgtatatgcaggaatattttcggaaatgaacttccgaaatattcacggttttgaattttttttgacttcggaaatgcatctccgaaaacaccacttttttggtgttttcggagattcatttccgaaaagtatgaaaattcaaaaaaaaaattaacttcggagatgcatctccgaagcaggggtaattttgggatttcgctgggggtgaccccatagggaagtgggtaaagaaattttcaatatcattatgtTTAAGAGCTTTAATTTCACTTTTTAGCTAATAACTTTTTGCAAAAGTAGACCGACTATACAAACGTCCCAAGTGATTCCAAACCTTTGTAGCAGTATCATATTTTGCTAGTTGTATATATATTGACTGAGAAACAAAAGCACTGATCCAAGTATGGATCTTTGAATTACTAACATCTCAAGTATCTAACTCTTTCACatattttgattcatttttttatCATTGGACATAAAAGAGAGTTTCCATCAACATAATTCCTTAtcctttttcctttattttttattatataactcCAATAAGAATACTTTTCATGCAATTAGATTGAAGAGGATAATCTTTATCAGTAGCCATCAGAACAAACTATGAGAGAACCAAAGGTAATCAAAATCAAAGTGTTGCTCGAAACAAATACACTCAAATTTCACAAACACGTTCCCGTGTAAGAAATCACATTCAAGATTTGAGAAGCACTTATCCAAAATTTGAGGGAGAGAACAAATAAAACCTTATTGCATAGATTCAGTGAGAGTTTTCATCAAACATCCAAGATTCTAATAGAATCAACCAACCTCTTTGATACCATATTAACATTAGGGATTCATATAGATAGAGAAAAGACAAAATGACTAGGTTTCATTAGGAATGAAAAAAGTATCACAATACATAACAATAGAAAGGTTTTAATACTAAATATCAAAAGACTAAATATATTATCTAAATTTTCTACGTTAGCATTATGGCCGGCAGAATTTGAATTTGGATTCTTCTTTTGGAAATTAAGTGGAATTTCATGCTTGCGATGACTAGTAATAATAGTCAGTTTTAGCAGAAATGTTAATGATTACTTCAAGCACAACAATTTAAAGATGAACAGTACAAGATATCATATTTGATGAGTAATCAAAGTACCTGATCAAAATAAATGGAATCTTGAAATGGTTGAAAAGCTGAGAGTGAAAGATCTGATGACTGTTAATGCAACATCAGATAATTAATTCAATTGAAGAAACTAAGGTAAAAGATATACATCAACGAATCACGATCATACGATATTGTACTTCCGTTAATCAAAATCTACAATCACCACAAACATATCAGTCAAGTCAGGCACCATCCTTAAATTTCTTCATGTGAACGAAAAGCGAGGGGGTGGCTTCCTTGCACTGGTAGCTTGCTCAAAATCATAAGCAATCTCAATCAGTTTTGGCTCGGTTCCCTTTAACCCGCCAAAACAGATTCCAAATGGCATTCCTTGGTTATCATACCCAGCTGGGACAGTGATTGCAGGATATCCTCCAATTGCATACATTGGAGAAGCATTGGAGCCTATGGACAACAATGCATCCAGTTGATTTTCTTTTATCACTCTCTCAAACCCATTTTTCGACAATTGGTCCATCATCTTCACTGCCTCAGTTTCACTTTTTCCAAAACCACTGGTTAGTTCTGATGCCATAAAGAAATCTTGACCATACTCATCAGTCTTTTCCTGTTAGCAGAAAAACCATAAACAGTTCAGTGTTAACTACCAAAATTAAACTGATCAATTCCCTAAGAAGCATTGACTAAGTCACAGACACATATACATGATAATACACCgacaaaaattataatttgtCAGTGAAAAATTGAATATAACCACAAGTATCAGTATCATGTTGGTGTTTGACACTAAAATGAGTCAGAGAACAAACTTGCATCGAGTGTGAAATATTTGTGCCACATAGCATAATTCTCTGTTAAAGGTTCTAGTCATATACTCTCCAAATGATGCATAGCTTTTATGTCCTATAAGTATCTTACGCATAATATATTAGGGATACTTAAAAGTACGGATATAATTTGAAAATATTGAAAGTTATAATTAACTTGAGAAATTCACATGCATTTGAGTATTGACCATTCAAATTAAAAACTCTATACATACTTACTAAGATAGGGTTATTGATGTCGAATTCTATAATCTCAGCTAGAGACCTCACAGGAGAATAAATAAGCTCCTGCAGATACTTGTTGATGGACAACTTGAATTCTGGAAGTAAGGTTATCATTTCACCATTTTGGAGAGGATCCAGAACGGTCGTTAAATTTTCTACTTCCAAATTATCAACAATTGTTGCACCTCTTTCTCttcaattttgtatataaaacAGACACAATCTCAGTATTAGAATTATAGTGTCACAGACAGTCGTAGCGTTATgaattatattgtatttttaccTCAATACATTGAGATGATCCTCAAACATGGAAATGACTTTGGATCCATTATAAGGAATCAAAAATGGATTTCTCAAAACACCTATTTTCTTTCCTTTAAGCCCTTGTTTATTGAGGAATTGCTTATAACCACCTGAAGGTATAAACTTTTCCGCTGCCTTCGTAGCTTCATAATCTCTTGGATCAAACCCAACAATTACATCAAGCACATGAACTGCATCTGAAACAGTCCTGCATATTGGCCTTTACAAAAAACACATTCCCACAATTAAAATTAACAGACAAAACTACAATCAAACAACTTAACTTAATCTATAGTTTCAAACAGGtcctttaataatttttttttcttcatttcaagTTAGttctttatatttaaaatagtcaGCACTAACCCAATAGTATCTAGATGAGGTGAAACCGGTATGACACCAGCCCTGCTAGTGAGTCCAACAGTAGGCTTGATCCCGACTACCGAGTTATGATCAGCCGGACAGATGATAGAGCCATCAGTTTCTGTCCCTAATGAAACTGTAACCATATTAGTTGCCACTGAAATTGCAGATCCAAAGCTAGACCCACATGGACTTTTGGATTCAACATAAGGATTCTGCATAACACAAGTTATTATTACTTATCCACTCATACTACTCTAATtactattataagcaaatattttcttttcagaGCAGATACATCAGACCAGATACATCAGTTATTCAATAAATCAACCGATATCAAAGTTAGCATATTACAATTGCAAATCCACCTCTGGCAGACCAAGCTTCTGGCTCAGTGCTAGAACGAACACCATACCATTCAGAGAGACTAGTTTTTCCAAGAATGATAGCACCAGCGTCCCTAAGCTTAGAAACCACGTGCGCGTCACGCGGAACCTTCGATCCCAACAACGCATACGACCCCGCCGTAGTGTTGAGTTTATCCAAGGTGGCAATACTGTCCTTGAGCAAAACAGGGATCCCATGAAGCAATGAACGGTTCTGATTTTCTCGTCTTTCACAATCAGCTTTGTCCGCTTGATCTCGTGCGTCCGGATTAACTTCCAATACAGCGCGGAGTACGGGATTGAGAGTTTGGATTCGGTGTAAGTAAAAGTCAACGAGTTGTGTTGAAGTGATGTCGTTTCGGTTGAAGGCTGTTTGTATGTCTTCTATGGTTGCTTCATTGATAGCAAAGTTGGACCATTCATCTATTGCATTAACGATTAATCCTCTAAGTGTCACTGCAAATAATAACACTACCATGCAAATAGAAAGTTTGGTTCTTGTTGccatttttgattttttgttgAAACTAAAATGGAATGATAACAGAAAATCTTAATCTGTCATTAGTTAATATCTTAACTTGGGTCAACTTGTTCTCGATAGTCTAATAAAAAATGTTAGAAAATGATTGGTTGCGTTTATATTAAGATTAGAGTTGTGCATTGTTTGGTTTCAAAGAATGTGGAGGGATGGAAAGCTGAGAGGAAGAAAAGTTTGTTGTAAAGTGAGTTTTCCTTGCTTGGTAGTAGTACAATGATTAGAAGGAAATATTCTTTTATGTGGATTCAGTTCTAAAATCTTTTCCGTCCAATTATGAGAAGAGTGGGAAAATTTGCTTTCATTTAGGGAAAAAGTCTTATATGACCTTACTTTGGGTAGAGTGATGAACCATGATTTTCTTTTATCCTACTGGACATAATTTTTACCAATTTATAAGAGACTTGATTTAGAATCTCCCATGAGGGACTCGATTTAAAGATTCTTCTGTGAGACTCAATTTAAAGTCTCTCTTAAAGTCTCTCTAAGGAGATTTAATCTAAAGTCTTGCATGAGGGGTTTAACTTAAAATCTCACCCAAGGGACTCAAATAATAGTCTCGTTTGGGGGACTCAATCTAAAGTCTCACACGAGGGATTAGAATTAAAGTCTCGTATAAGGGATTCAATTTAAAGTATCTCTTAGGGGACTCAACTCATAGTCTCGTATAGGAAACTCAATATAAAGCCTCTCCGAAGAGACTTAACTTAAAGCCTCATATGAGAGACTCAATCTAAAGTCTCGCCTTAGGGACTTGACTTAAAGTCTTGTTTGAGGGACTTAATTTAAAATTGTTTCGTTTAAGGGACTCAACTATAATGTTTCCcgagggactcaacttaaagtaTTGCTTGAGGTACACAACTTAAAATATCGTATAAACGATTCCAAGAAAGGAAAACCACCTTGTGCCTTTTATAAAAGCCTTTTGCTTAAGGGACTGTAAATTGGTATAAGTATGAAAGTCCTTCTAGGGGCGGCTGAAGTTTCTCAGGATAGGCGAGGTGGTACGTCACCACCCATATAGGAGACTCCATGTCAACTTATTTGTCAGAATGAGCGCCCATTTCTCAAATATGTTGCCTATTCCTTGAATGATTCGCCTGATTTGTAAGAACTTGGGGAGTGACGTTTCAGCCCATGATGGCGCGAAGAGGAAGCCAATGGGAAACTTATCACATTGTCTTGAATAATAGAGGATTAGTTTTTGCATTCCCCTCTCTCTTAGAAGTTAATGTTACTTTTTGGGAATCTGAGATCTACGCCTAGAGacttctataaatacctcaatcCTAAGGTTGAAAGAGAATCtaaatcattacaaaaataccATATACAGAGCTTCTCATCTCTCTGCATGAGTTAGATCCTACCTCACAACCAATCCTAAAAATACCGACAACCCTTAATGTCTAAAGGTTGTCATGTATTATACTTTTAGTAGGTACACTCATTATCTCTGTAAACCTTTATTTCTAGAACATTGATTTGATCGCGTAATCTTTAAAAATGCTTTTCAAACTTCTGCTCCTCACTTTTAACTCTGAttttgaaaacaatttttaattgGAGAATGTCTATTCAAACCTCTCTTTTTAACTTTTATACTCCCATATTCAACCAAAATCAAAGTATTTCCATTTCATTCTTTTTACTAAACCCATACACAAAAACAGAACCATAACaaagattttttattaaagaAGTGGTTCGCTTACATGAAATATTCATTCAATATGTAGGGGAGTACATGGAAATATTGCAAACCAACccaactcttaggtttcatgGGTTCATTTGGCCAGGGGCGACGCTAGGGCCCGGCCAGGGTGGGCACTTGCCCAGGCTCGGGCCCAATAGTTTTTTGAGGCCCACAtggtaaaaaaacaaaaaaaaaaatggaaaagggTTGCGTTTGGTAGAAAGAAAAACGAAAGGGAAGCGGAAAACACCCTCACCATTGAAACGAAAAACGGCACGGCGTTACTACCTCTGACTCCGTCTCTTACTCCGTTCATTTCAAACCTGCACGAAATCCGCCAACCACCATCATAACCACGCGAACAGACGACACCACCACCGCGAGTCTTTCGTCTTCGATTCTGGTAGTCCTTGTTGActtttgttgcttcttatttttgtgatttatgctTCTAATTTGAACTTGTGTTGTAATTTATGCTTCTAATTTGAATTTGCTTCTTGTTTTCCCTAAATTAACAGAGATTTGAATAGTAGATTGAGAAGTTAAATTGAAAAGTTGAGATATTGAATTGAAAAGTTGAATGGGTTGTTAATGTTAATGTTGAGAATGAGAAATTGAgaatttcaattgaaatcaatttGTTAATGTTGAGAAGTCTAAATTGGCTGAGACAGAGGAAAATGAATCAAATCATTGGTTGAAAAGTCAATTGGTTTTGTTACTGTCAtggaaaaaaaaggaaaacaaaatgtTATTGTTATTGAGTTATTATGGTTGGTGAGTTTGAATTGGTTATAAATTAGTGGTTTATgttttagaattttaattaaagttGCGGGTTTATACAATGATGTTGTGTTTGTAGATTTGGTTTATAGGTCCAACGCCAACAGTTATTACTTCTGAAAAGCCAGTATTGTTTAAAACACTTACCATAGAAGATTACTACAAAACATTCTTTTCACGCCAATTGTAGAGCAAATCATGTCTCTTGATCTTATGAGAATCCAAAATGAGAATAGTAAGTGATAACAATAGTATACCTATAACAGTATTTGGTTTAAAAATAAACATGTTCTCAAGATAAAGATTACCATATGTGGTAGCTAATATACAATAATTcgactttattatatatatgttttggTCTTATTGGACACTGGGATTTTATACCAAATTGAATATCTCAAATTCTGAGTTATATAAAAACTAGGATATGTGGAAAAACTAAGATTCTTGATATGAGCCTTATTTTATAGAAATGAATGACGGGAATCATTCACTACACATCACATACACTTGAAAGCACATCACATATGGATCTCTATTTCTTCTTCTATATGATGTGCATGTTTTGTGCTTTCAAGTGTAGATATATGGCGTAGTAGATAAGAATTCCATTTACATATCAAATTCAGAACATTAGAACATTCAAGTCACATGATAATattgatgactatttatatagtatatataataaatttgcgGTATTTAAAATTTTTGCTCAGGCTTTATAACTTTTCTGACTTCGCCATTGCATTGGACCGAGTACTGGTTTTGTAACACGCCGTATGATATAAATGTATAATAATATCATACACATTATTAATTGGTACTGATACAACATAAGTTCCTAATGacatcatttatatatatatacacatgtaCAAACTATATATTATATCATATGGAACATGATATATAAAAGTGCCTAATAAAAATGCTAAGATATATACAGCGGAAATCATCTTGAAACATTAAAATCTTCTAAACATATCCGCATGAATTTACCTTTTCCTTTATTCCTCCTTGATTTATCTAAAAATTCAACAATATAATTGGTGAGATAATAATCTCACTGGGTTCTTCTATCTTATGAGTCCACTCGGCTCTAAAGATATTACTATACGATACGCTAACTCAGATCGTTTCGTATGGAAACATATAAACTTAGATCCATATAACTCAATAAATAAATACTAGGGAATGTAAATATAGAGTATCTCTCCCTGACTGATCCTACATCTGGACTATGGACACGAGTAACAAATCTCTATCACGTCCAACAACTTTCCCCGACCTATCCTACGTCTAGGAAAATGGGACACGGGTCACGGAGTTCTGCTTTATAAGGAACTTCTTTCCCCGACAAGCACCTCTCTCGTTCGTCAAGACACGGGTCACGAACTTTCCATATAATCGGAATACTTTCCCCCAATAAGCACCTCTTACATGGGTCAAGACACATGTCATGGTGTCCATCATTCGAAATACTTTCCCAAGAAAATACTTCTTACATGGGTCAAGACATGGGTCATGGTATCCATCTCAATTGATTTCGTCATTCCTGGTTACTACTCTTCATAAGTCTCGAACTCACGACAAGCACAAATTATGGTTATTCCCGAATACGTGATTATACTCATCAATCACATCTCATAACATACTTCCATACAAATCCAATTAATTCTCAACTAGACTATCGTTCACCATCCATGCCATTAGGGAATTCTCATAGATAGAACGATCCATATCAAGTGACTACTTGTCCATGGGTACATACCGAGGTACCTTTCAGGATTGAGTatcacaaactaatttatttctcataacctaagtttatattttataatcattTAAACCTAACCAATATCCTAGGTTAAACCACATTCATTATCATTGAACTCAATCAATTATTGTTCATTTCAATTCATTACGTTTCTATTATCTATGGAACATGGCACACATAAGTAAAGGAAAGTAAAGTCATTTTCCAAAgagaaaacatgaaaacaagtatCATTAATTATCATCATGATATAAATATTCAGACAAGCATTCCAAATCATCTAATCGGATCTCATTTTGAGTTACAAAACTCAAGATACATTAATATCGTTGCCACTTAAAATTCAGCATCAGCAGGCTCGCTGAGCGAGCCATTCATGGCTAAGTGAGGCAATTCAGAATGTACCATTTCCCAAACTTTTATATCTCGCTGAGCGAGACATCCTGTGGCTAAGTGAGGCCCTATTTTCAGGACTGATcataaatccatttttaaccaTCTTTTTCGAATTTTAACCACTCTAAACCATGTCTAATCATATCATAACATACTCAAACATTTCATAACATGAATTCAACATTTCTTAACATTATTATTCATTAAC encodes the following:
- the LOC131642450 gene encoding probable amidase At4g34880 isoform X2 gives rise to the protein MATRTKLSICMVVLLFAVTLRGLIVNAIDEWSNFAINEATIEDIQTAFNRNDITSTQLVDFYLHRIQTLNPVLRAVLEVNPDARDQADKADCERRENQNRSLLHGIPVLLKDSIATLDKLNTTAGSYALLGSKVPRDAHVVSKLRDAGAIILGKTSLSEWYGVRSSTEPEAWSARGGFAINPYVESKSPCGSSFGSAISVATNMVTVSLGTETDGSIICPADHNSVVGIKPTVGLTSRAGVIPVSPHLDTIGPICRTVSDAVHVLDVIVGFDPRDYEATKAAEKFIPSGGYKQFLNKQGLKGKKIGVLRNPFLIPYNGSKVISMFEDHLNVLRERGATIVDNLEVENLTTVLDPLQNGEMITLLPEFKLSINKYLQELIYSPVRSLAEIIEFDINNPILVRKD
- the LOC131642450 gene encoding probable amidase At4g34880 isoform X1 codes for the protein MATRTKLSICMVVLLFAVTLRGLIVNAIDEWSNFAINEATIEDIQTAFNRNDITSTQLVDFYLHRIQTLNPVLRAVLEVNPDARDQADKADCERRENQNRSLLHGIPVLLKDSIATLDKLNTTAGSYALLGSKVPRDAHVVSKLRDAGAIILGKTSLSEWYGVRSSTEPEAWSARGGFAINPYVESKSPCGSSFGSAISVATNMVTVSLGTETDGSIICPADHNSVVGIKPTVGLTSRAGVIPVSPHLDTIGPICRTVSDAVHVLDVIVGFDPRDYEATKAAEKFIPSGGYKQFLNKQGLKGKKIGVLRNPFLIPYNGSKVISMFEDHLNVLRERGATIVDNLEVENLTTVLDPLQNGEMITLLPEFKLSINKYLQELIYSPVRSLAEIIEFDINNPILEKTDEYGQDFFMASELTSGFGKSETEAVKMMDQLSKNGFERVIKENQLDALLSIGSNASPMYAIGGYPAITVPAGYDNQGMPFGICFGGLKGTEPKLIEIAYDFEQATSARKPPPRFSFT